One genomic window of Methylothermaceae bacteria B42 includes the following:
- a CDS encoding pyruvate kinase translates to MKFPHAKTKIVATIGPASDHVNTLERMIRSGMNIARLNLAHGKRDQWRQTISRIRQASDNTKRRVAILADLPGPKLRIGKIDPDPLVLKTGQTFMLTTRPMIGDQSCVFVDFPQLTQAVRPGEAIFLNDGFIELKVESVSNDAVLCQVVVGGELRSHKGINIPRMHVPLPAVTEHDLALLRFACEQAIDAVSVSFVSMAEDIMQVREAARHLDASPFVIAKIERAAALDNIDAILQAADGIMVARGDLGVETSIETIAILQKHLIRKANQAAKPVITATQMLESMTEHNRPTRAEATDVANAVLDGTDAVMLSEESALGKFPVDAVKMLGKIAHHSEKELNWFPSLTPKRSPDIGEVIALNVVTAVEQLNVHYVFTPTETGSTARRIGRFHLPSWIIALSPKPVTCQQLLFSYGVYPVYTGDDSRPWETIVREWLRNQGIDSGPVVITQGPSRGHPGGTNRLEIILPETPHAHDA, encoded by the coding sequence ATGAAATTTCCCCACGCCAAGACCAAAATCGTTGCTACCATCGGGCCGGCTTCCGACCACGTCAATACTCTGGAAAGGATGATTCGCAGCGGGATGAATATCGCCCGCTTGAATCTCGCCCATGGTAAACGTGATCAATGGCGGCAAACCATCTCTCGTATCCGCCAGGCTTCAGATAATACCAAGCGGCGGGTGGCTATTCTTGCGGACCTGCCCGGTCCCAAGCTTCGCATCGGAAAAATCGACCCCGATCCTCTGGTTTTAAAAACCGGCCAAACCTTTATGTTAACCACTCGCCCAATGATTGGCGATCAAAGTTGCGTGTTTGTGGATTTCCCCCAGCTTACCCAGGCAGTCCGTCCCGGAGAGGCCATTTTCCTCAACGATGGCTTTATCGAATTGAAGGTGGAATCGGTCTCCAATGATGCCGTTCTGTGCCAAGTGGTGGTCGGGGGTGAACTTCGCTCCCACAAGGGCATCAATATTCCCAGAATGCATGTTCCCTTGCCAGCGGTCACCGAACACGACCTGGCCTTGCTCAGGTTCGCCTGCGAACAAGCCATAGACGCTGTCAGTGTGTCATTCGTGTCAATGGCGGAAGATATTATGCAGGTTCGTGAAGCCGCCCGCCATTTGGACGCCTCGCCTTTTGTGATTGCCAAAATCGAGCGGGCCGCGGCGCTGGATAATATCGATGCCATTCTTCAGGCCGCCGATGGCATCATGGTCGCCCGGGGCGATCTAGGCGTGGAAACCTCTATCGAAACCATCGCCATCCTGCAGAAACACTTGATCCGCAAAGCCAATCAAGCCGCCAAACCGGTTATCACCGCCACCCAAATGCTCGAATCCATGACCGAGCACAACCGCCCTACCCGCGCCGAAGCCACGGATGTCGCCAATGCCGTGCTGGACGGCACCGACGCGGTAATGTTGTCGGAAGAATCGGCACTGGGCAAATTTCCCGTGGACGCGGTGAAAATGCTGGGCAAAATCGCCCATCACAGCGAAAAGGAACTTAACTGGTTTCCTTCATTGACTCCCAAACGCAGCCCGGATATCGGTGAAGTCATTGCCCTCAATGTAGTCACTGCCGTGGAGCAGTTGAATGTCCATTATGTCTTCACCCCGACGGAAACCGGCTCTACCGCCAGACGCATTGGCCGTTTTCATTTGCCTTCCTGGATTATCGCCTTGTCCCCCAAACCCGTCACTTGCCAACAACTGCTTTTCAGTTACGGGGTGTATCCGGTCTATACCGGTGATGACTCCCGCCCCTGGGAGACCATCGTCCGCGAGTGGCTCCGTAATCAGGGCATTGACTCAGGCCCCGTCGTAATTACTCAAGGTCCTTCCCGCGGGCACCCTGGCGGCACCAACCGGCTGGAAATCATTTTGCCCGAAACACCCCATGCGCATGACGCTTGA
- a CDS encoding cytochrome D ubiquinol oxidase subunit II, which produces MAEQSPSHPLLPKPVSPQRLEPLPWQAPKPPEEDPDAPRRVQQILASPSYRPAVQDVQFLNRYETRPARLQLDYMKPELGLQENGVRNTIVVFGSTRIPEPAAAKRKLAVLKEALAKRPDSGELQQRVKVAEKIAAKSRYYDIAREFGRLVGHAGHGPLDCRLVVMTGGGPGMMEAANRGAFDVGAKTVGLNITLPHEQFPNPYITPELCFQFHYFALRKMHFLLRAKALVVFPGGYGTFDELFETLTLVQTRKIRPLPVVLVGKEYWQRAVNFDFLVEEGTIDPEDKELFWYAETAQEIWDGIVWWYESNGESLINGEPFPGVAVE; this is translated from the coding sequence ATGGCGGAACAATCACCTTCCCATCCATTGTTGCCCAAACCCGTATCCCCTCAGCGTTTGGAGCCTTTGCCCTGGCAAGCGCCCAAACCGCCGGAAGAGGATCCTGATGCCCCCCGCCGGGTTCAGCAAATTCTCGCCAGCCCCAGTTACCGGCCGGCGGTGCAGGATGTTCAATTTTTGAACCGTTATGAAACCCGCCCGGCGCGGCTGCAACTGGATTACATGAAACCGGAATTGGGATTGCAGGAAAACGGGGTGCGCAACACCATCGTCGTGTTTGGCAGTACCCGGATTCCAGAACCGGCGGCGGCGAAACGGAAACTGGCAGTGCTGAAGGAAGCACTGGCCAAACGGCCCGATAGCGGGGAACTGCAACAGCGAGTCAAAGTGGCGGAAAAAATCGCCGCCAAAAGCCGCTACTACGATATTGCCCGGGAATTTGGCCGACTGGTGGGTCATGCCGGCCACGGCCCTCTCGATTGCCGCCTGGTGGTCATGACCGGTGGCGGTCCGGGAATGATGGAAGCAGCCAATCGCGGCGCCTTCGATGTGGGCGCCAAAACCGTCGGCCTGAATATCACCTTGCCCCACGAGCAATTTCCCAACCCCTATATTACCCCGGAATTGTGTTTTCAATTCCACTATTTCGCCCTGCGCAAAATGCACTTTTTGCTTCGGGCCAAGGCACTGGTGGTATTCCCCGGCGGATACGGCACTTTTGACGAATTATTCGAGACCCTGACCTTAGTCCAAACCCGCAAAATCCGCCCCTTGCCTGTGGTGCTGGTTGGGAAGGAATATTGGCAGCGGGCAGTTAATTTTGATTTTCTGGTAGAGGAGGGGACCATCGACCCTGAAGATAAGGAATTATTCTGGTATGCAGAGACCGCCCAGGAAATTTGGGATGGCATTGTTTGGTGGTACGAGAGCAACGGAGAGTCACTGATTAATGGTGAGCCTTTTCCAGGAGTGGCAGTGGAGTGA
- a CDS encoding selenium-binding protein, translated as MRLLNLILITLGLLLGQQGFSDETPLSPYMAKIVGQEDFVYVWTLGMEGLGDGSDKLVTIDTNPESKTFGKVIHTVSVGGRHEAHHSGFTDDRKYLWAGGLDTSKIFIFDVHSNPAKPKLVKVIDDFVAKSGGVVGPHTTYALPGRMIISGLSNNKDYGGRTALVEYTNDGNYVATYWMPTDDNLRGAIKTGKYADGYGYDVRALPRLDIMLTSSFTGHKNYMRDFGELVQDEKAMKEFGNTMVLWDLHDRRPKMIFDVPGAPLEIRCAWNPNHNYCLTSTALTAKIWLIYLDDKGKWHAKAVSDIGDPSKTPLPVDISIESDDKRLWVTTFMDGTAHLFDISDPFHPKEVYKKKIGAQVNMVSQSWDGKRVYFSSSLLSKWDKKGKDNEQFVKAYRWNGKTLSPLFTIDFIQEKLGRPHQMRFGAHALYR; from the coding sequence ATGCGATTACTAAATTTGATACTCATCACACTAGGCCTGCTTCTCGGGCAACAGGGCTTCAGTGATGAAACGCCGCTTTCCCCCTACATGGCCAAAATAGTGGGTCAAGAAGACTTTGTCTACGTCTGGACTTTGGGCATGGAAGGCCTGGGGGATGGTTCCGATAAACTGGTCACCATTGATACCAACCCGGAATCGAAAACCTTTGGCAAAGTCATCCACACGGTTTCCGTCGGTGGCCGGCACGAAGCCCATCACTCGGGGTTTACCGATGACCGTAAATATTTGTGGGCGGGCGGTCTTGATACCAGCAAAATTTTTATCTTTGACGTCCACTCCAACCCGGCCAAGCCCAAACTGGTGAAGGTGATCGACGATTTCGTCGCCAAAAGCGGCGGCGTGGTCGGTCCCCATACCACCTATGCCCTACCTGGCAGGATGATTATCAGCGGTTTATCCAATAACAAGGATTATGGCGGACGCACGGCCTTGGTCGAATACACCAATGACGGAAACTATGTCGCCACCTACTGGATGCCCACCGACGATAATTTGCGAGGCGCCATCAAAACCGGCAAATACGCCGATGGCTATGGCTACGACGTCCGCGCCCTGCCCCGCCTGGATATCATGCTGACCTCCTCTTTTACCGGCCATAAGAACTACATGCGCGATTTCGGTGAGCTGGTGCAAGACGAAAAAGCGATGAAGGAATTTGGCAATACCATGGTGCTGTGGGACTTGCACGACCGTCGACCCAAAATGATCTTCGATGTTCCCGGCGCGCCGCTGGAAATCCGTTGCGCTTGGAATCCCAACCATAACTATTGCCTGACCAGCACCGCGTTGACTGCCAAAATCTGGCTGATTTATCTGGATGATAAGGGTAAATGGCACGCCAAAGCAGTTTCTGATATTGGCGATCCCAGCAAAACGCCCCTGCCAGTGGATATTTCCATCGAAAGCGACGATAAGCGGCTGTGGGTAACAACATTCATGGACGGCACTGCCCATCTATTTGATATTTCCGATCCCTTCCATCCTAAAGAGGTTTACAAGAAAAAAATCGGCGCCCAGGTCAATATGGTGTCCCAAAGCTGGGATGGAAAGCGGGTGTATTTCAGCTCTTCCCTGTTATCGAAATGGGACAAAAAGGGGAAAGACAACGAGCAATTCGTCAAAGCCTATCGCTGGAATGGCAAAACCTTATCTCCCCTGTTTACCATCGATTTCATCCAGGAAAAACTGGGCCGTCCTCATCAAATGCGTTTTGGCGCCCACGCGCTTTACCGTTAG
- a CDS encoding TetR family transcriptional regulator, with protein sequence MSRLLNKQLKRDKILDQGVQLLMERGYHGTGIKDILASVDIPKGSFYYYFPSKEAFGAEVIHHYIEPFIQQLDEFLTQPDLDPVTALRRYFEALIEELIENDFKGGCLLGNLMGEIGDTSDTCRKALQEAVRKYRNKISQGLAQAQQRQLIRTDRSAESLADFMVDYWQGALLRMKIERSPAPLHAFMTQVFEETLPP encoded by the coding sequence ATGAGCCGTCTCCTCAACAAACAACTTAAGCGGGATAAAATCTTGGACCAAGGAGTGCAACTATTAATGGAGCGAGGGTATCACGGGACAGGAATCAAAGATATCCTGGCATCGGTTGACATCCCCAAGGGTTCTTTCTACTACTATTTTCCCAGCAAAGAGGCATTTGGGGCGGAGGTTATCCACCATTATATCGAGCCTTTTATCCAGCAACTCGATGAATTTTTAACTCAACCCGATCTAGACCCAGTCACTGCCCTGCGGCGGTATTTCGAAGCTTTAATTGAAGAATTAATCGAAAACGATTTCAAAGGGGGTTGCCTGTTGGGCAATTTGATGGGAGAAATCGGCGATACCAGCGACACCTGCCGCAAAGCCTTGCAAGAGGCGGTACGTAAATATCGCAACAAAATCAGCCAAGGGTTGGCCCAGGCTCAACAGCGACAGCTCATCCGCACCGATCGAAGTGCCGAAAGCCTGGCTGATTTTATGGTGGATTATTGGCAAGGGGCGTTACTAAGAATGAAAATCGAGCGTTCTCCAGCACCGCTCCATGCTTTTATGACCCAAGTTTTTGAAGAAACCCTGCCCCCATGA
- a CDS encoding glutamate--tRNA ligase: MTTVRTRFAPSPTGYLHIGGARTALFNWLYARRHGGQFILRIEDTDRERSTRESVNAILESMAWLGLDYDEGPYFQSERFPRYREVIQQLLDEGKAYYCYCSKEELDAMRQEQMARKQKPRYDGRCRNRTEPKPGVEPVTRFKNPDSGTVVIDDLVRGRVVFRNEELDDLIIARSDGTPTYNLTVVVDDLDMKLTHVIRGDDHLNNTPRQINIMRALGAEPPKFAHVPMILGEDGSRLSKRHGAVSVLEYRDQGYLPEALLNYLVRLGWAYGDKEIFSVDEMIELFDISDVNKSASTYNPDKLLWLNHHYIMHADPLHVAHHLRWHLGRLDIDPAEGGPDPLLVVLAQRERCKTLVEMAESSVFFYRDFDEYDPKAAKKNLKPEALAPLKKLYEQFEDISEWEPEPLHQIVIDTAEALGLKLGKVAQPLRVALSGTSVSPPIDVTLHLLGREKTLVRIQRAIHYIERQN, encoded by the coding sequence ATGACCACCGTACGCACCCGTTTCGCTCCCAGCCCTACCGGTTATCTTCACATCGGCGGTGCACGTACCGCTTTATTCAATTGGTTGTATGCCCGCAGGCATGGCGGCCAATTTATTTTGAGGATTGAAGACACAGATCGTGAGCGTTCCACCCGGGAGTCGGTCAACGCTATTTTGGAAAGCATGGCGTGGCTGGGGCTGGATTATGATGAAGGACCTTATTTTCAAAGCGAGCGCTTTCCCCGTTACCGGGAAGTGATTCAACAGCTATTGGATGAAGGCAAGGCCTATTACTGCTACTGCAGCAAGGAAGAGCTGGATGCCATGCGCCAGGAACAGATGGCGCGCAAACAAAAGCCCCGTTACGATGGCCGTTGCCGCAACCGTACTGAGCCCAAACCCGGCGTTGAGCCGGTGACCCGCTTTAAAAACCCTGATTCCGGCACTGTGGTAATTGATGACTTGGTGCGTGGTCGCGTGGTCTTTCGTAACGAAGAATTGGACGATCTGATTATCGCCCGCTCTGACGGCACGCCTACCTACAATTTGACCGTGGTGGTCGACGACCTGGACATGAAGTTGACCCATGTGATTCGCGGCGACGACCATCTGAACAACACCCCGCGCCAAATCAATATCATGCGGGCTTTGGGCGCCGAGCCGCCTAAATTCGCCCATGTTCCCATGATCTTGGGGGAAGATGGCAGCCGCTTGTCCAAGCGTCACGGCGCCGTGAGTGTGTTGGAATACCGTGATCAGGGTTATTTGCCCGAAGCGTTGCTCAATTATTTGGTCCGGTTGGGGTGGGCTTACGGGGACAAGGAGATTTTCTCCGTGGATGAAATGATTGAGCTGTTTGACATCAGCGATGTCAATAAATCGGCTTCCACCTATAATCCCGACAAGCTATTGTGGCTCAATCACCATTACATCATGCACGCTGACCCCCTGCACGTGGCCCACCATCTGCGTTGGCACCTGGGAAGGCTAGATATTGATCCGGCGGAAGGTGGTCCTGATCCCCTGTTGGTCGTCCTTGCCCAGCGGGAGCGATGCAAAACCCTGGTAGAAATGGCCGAGTCCAGTGTTTTCTTTTATCGGGATTTTGACGAATACGATCCGAAGGCCGCGAAAAAGAACTTAAAGCCGGAAGCGTTGGCGCCCCTGAAAAAGCTTTACGAGCAATTCGAGGATATCAGCGAATGGGAACCGGAGCCGCTCCATCAGATAGTAATAGATACCGCCGAGGCATTGGGGCTAAAGCTTGGCAAAGTGGCCCAGCCGCTTCGGGTTGCCCTGTCAGGCACTTCGGTGTCTCCCCCGATCGATGTCACTTTGCACCTCCTTGGGCGGGAGAAAACATTGGTACGCATTCAGCGGGCTATTCACTATATTGAGCGGCAGAACTAA